In Apodemus sylvaticus chromosome 8, mApoSyl1.1, whole genome shotgun sequence, one genomic interval encodes:
- the LOC127690884 gene encoding mucin-6-like isoform X40 translates to MRSKYQVILHCSTHQVPGHPPLPCAASTRSSSTAMHSKYQVILHCHAQQVPGHPPLPYTASTRPSSTAMHSKYQVILHCSTHQVPGHPPLPYTASTRPSSTALHSKYQVILHCSTQHAPGHPPLLYTASTRSSSTALHSKYKVILHCSTQHAPGHPPLPYTASTRSSSTALHSMHQVILHCPTQQVPGHPPLPYTASTRSSSTALHSKYQVILHCPTQQAPGHPPLPYTASTRSSSTALHSKYQVILHCSTHQVPGHPPLPYTASTRSSSTALHSKYQVILHCHAQQVPGHPPLPYTASTRSSSTALHTKYQVILHCPTQHAPGHPPLLYTASTRSSSTALHSKHQVILHCPIQQTPGHPSLLYTASTRSSSTALHSKHQVILHCSTQQAPGHPPLPYTASTKSSSTALHSKHQVILHCPTQQVPGHPPLLYTASTRSSSTALHNKHQVILHCHAQQAPGHPPLPYTASTRSSSTALYSKYQVILHCSTQQVPGHPPLPYTASTRSSSTALYSMHQVIFHCPTQQVPGHPPLPYTASTKSSSTALHNKHQVILHCPTQHAPGHPPLPYTACTRSSSTALHSMHQVILHCPTQHAPGHPPLPYTACTRSSSTALHSMHQVILHCPTQQVPGHLPLLYTACTRSSSTALHSMHQVIFHCPTQHAPGHPPLLYTASSGLALDYLRLCLKRKKKRNCSNTAVCCPICLAHTCFLTFKACA, encoded by the exons ATGCGCAGCAAGTAccaggtcatcctccactgcTCTACACACCAAGTAccaggtcatcctccactgcCATGCGCAGCAAGTAccaggtcatcctccactgcCATGCACAGCAAGTAccaggtcatcctccactgcCATGCACAGCAAGTAccaggtcatcctccactgcCCTACACAGCAAGTACCAGGCCATCCTCCACTGCCATGCACAGCAAATAccaggtcatcctccactgcTCTACACACCAAGTACCAGGCCATCCTCCACTGCCCTACACAGCAAGTACCAGGCCATCCTCCACTGCTCTACACAGCAAGTAccaggtcatcctccactgcTCTACACAGCATGCACCAGGCCATCCTCCACTGCTCTACACAGCAAGTAccaggtcatcctccactgcTCTACACAGCAAGTACAAGGTCATCCTCCACTGCTCTACACAGCATGCACCAG gtcatcctccactgcCCTACACAGCAAGTAccaggtcatcctccactgcCCTACACAGCATGCAccaggtcatcctccactgcCCTACACAGCAAGTAccaggtcatcctccactgcCCTACACAGCAAGTAccaggtcatcctccactgcCCTACACAGCAAGTAccaggtcatcctccactgcCCTACACAGCAAGCAccaggtcatcctccactgcCCTACACAGCAAGTAccaggtcatcctccactgcCCTACACAGCAAGTAccaggtcatcctccactgcTCTACACACCAAGTAccaggtcatcctccactgcCCTACACAGCAAGCAccaggtcatcctccactgctctacacagcaagtaccaggtcatcctccactgcCATGCACAGCAAGTACCAGGCCATCCTCCACTGCCCTACACAGCAAGTAccaggtcatcctccactgcTCTACACACCAAGTAccaggtcatcctccactgcCCTACACAGCATGCAccaggtcatcctccactgctctacacagcaagtaccaggtcatcctccactgcCCTACACAGCAAGCAccaggtcatcctccactgcCCTATACAGCAAACACCAGGTCATCCTTCACTGCTCTACACAGCAAGCAccaggtcatcctccactgcCCTACACAGCAAGCACCAAGTCATCCTCCACTGCTCTACACAGCAAGCAccaggtcatcctccactgcCCTACACAGCAAGCACCAAGTCATCCTCCACTGCTCTACACAGCAAGCAccaggtcatcctccactgcCCTACACAGCAAGTAccaggtcatcctccactgctctacacagcaagtaccaggtcatcctccactgcTCTACACAACAAGCAccaggtcatcctccactgcCATGCACAACAAGCAccaggtcatcctccactgcCCTACACAGCAAGCAccaggtcatcctccactgcCCTATACAGCAAGTAccaggtcatcctccactgctctacacagcaagtaccaggtcatcctccactgcCCTACACAGCAAGTAccaggtcatcctccactgcCCTATACAGCATGCACCAGGTCATCTTCCACTGCCCTACACAGCAAGTAccaggtcatcctccactgcCCTACACAGCAAGCACCAAGTCATCCTCCACTGCTCTACACAACAAGCAccaggtcatcctccactgcCCTACACAGCATGCAccaggtcatcctccactgcCCTACACAGCATGCAccaggtcatcctccactgcCCTACACAGCATGCACCAG gtcatcctccactgcCCTACACAGCATGCAccaggtcatcctccactgcCCTACACAGCATGCAccaggtcatcctccactgcCCTACACAGCATGCAccaggtcatcctccactgcCCTACACAGCAAGTACCAGGTCATCTTCCACTGCTCTACACAGCATGCAccaggtcatcctccactgcCCTACACAGCATGCACCAGGTCATCTTCCACTGTCCTACACAGCATGCAccaggtcatcctccactgctctacacagcaagttctgggcTAGCCCTAGACTAcctcagactctgtctcaaaagaaaaaaaaaaaggaactgctCCAACACGGCAGTGTGCTGCCCTATCTGTCTGGCTCATACCTGCTTCCTGACATTCAAGGCCTGTGCCTGA
- the LOC127690884 gene encoding mucin-6-like isoform X19 encodes MRSKYQVILHCSTHQVPGHPPLPCAASTRSSSTAMHSKYQVILHCHAQQVPGHPPLPYTASTRPSSTAMHSKYQVILHCSTHQVPGHPPLPYTASTRPSSTALHSKYQVILHCSTQHAPGHPPLLYTASTRSSSTALHSKYKVILHCSTQHAPGHPPLPYTASTRSSSTALHSKYQVILHCPTQQVPGHPPLPYTASTRSSSTALHSKHQVILHCPTQQVPGHPPLPYTASTRSSSTALHTKYQVILHCPTQQAPGHPPLLYTASTRSSSTAMHSKYQAILHCPTQQVPGHPPLLYTPSTRSSSTALHSMHQVILHCSTQQVPGHPPLPYTASTRSSSTALYSKHQVILHCSTQQAPGHPPLPYTASTKSSSTALHSKHQVILHCPTQQAPSHPPLLYTASTRSSSTALHSKYQVILHCSTQQVPGHPPLLYTTSTRSSSTAMHNKHQVILHCPTQQAPGHPPLPYTASTRSSSTALHSKYQVILHCPTQQVPGHPPLPYTACTRSSSTALHSKYQVILHCPTQQAPSHPPLLYTTSTRSSSTALHSMHQVILHCPTQHAPGHPPLLYTASTRSSSTALHSKYQVILHCPIQQVPGHPPLLYTASTRSSSTALHSKHQVILHCSTQQAPGHPPLPYTACTRSSSTALHSMHQVILHCPTQHAPGHPPLPYTASTRSSSTALHSMHQVILHCPTQHAPGHPPLPYTACTRSSSTALHSMHQVILHCPTQQVPGHLPLLYTACTRSSSTALHSMHQVIFHCPTQHAPGHPPLLYTASSGLALDYLRLCLKRKKKRNCSNTAVCCPICLAHTCFLTFKACA; translated from the exons ATGCGCAGCAAGTAccaggtcatcctccactgcTCTACACACCAAGTAccaggtcatcctccactgcCATGCGCAGCAAGTAccaggtcatcctccactgcCATGCACAGCAAGTAccaggtcatcctccactgcCATGCACAGCAAGTAccaggtcatcctccactgcCCTACACAGCAAGTACCAGGCCATCCTCCACTGCCATGCACAGCAAATAccaggtcatcctccactgcTCTACACACCAAGTACCAGGCCATCCTCCACTGCCCTACACAGCAAGTACCAGGCCATCCTCCACTGCTCTACACAGCAAGTAccaggtcatcctccactgcTCTACACAGCATGCACCAGGCCATCCTCCACTGCTCTACACAGCAAGTAccaggtcatcctccactgcTCTACACAGCAAGTACAAGGTCATCCTCCACTGCTCTACACAGCATGCACCAG gtcatcctccactgcCCTACACAGCAAGTAccag gtcatcctccactgcCCTACACAGCAAGTAccaggtcatcctccactgcCCTACACAGCAAGTAccaggtcatcctccactgcCCTACACAGCAAGTAccaggtcatcctccactgcCCTACACAGCAAGCAccaggtcatcctccactgcCCTACACAGCAAGTAccaggtcatcctccactgcCCTACACAGCAAGTAccaggtcatcctccactgcTCTACACACCAAGTAccaggtcatcctccactgcCCTACACAGCAAGCAccaggtcatcctccactgctctacacagcaagtaccaggtcatcctccactgcCATGCACAGCAAGTACCAGGCCATCCTCCACTGCCCTACACAGCAAGTAccaggtcatcctccactgcTCTACACACCAAGTAccaggtcatcctccactgcCCTACACAGCATGCAccaggtcatcctccactgctctacacagcaagtaccaggtcatcctccactgcCCTACACAGCAAGCAccaggtcatcctccactgcCCTATACAGCAAACACCAGGTCATCCTTCACTGCTCTACACAGCAAGCAccaggtcatcctccactgcCCTACACAGCAAGCACCAAGTCATCCTCCACTGCTCTACACAGCAAGCAccaggtcatcctccactgcCCTACACAGCAAGCACCAAGTCATCCTCCACTGCTCTACACAGCAAGCAccaggtcatcctccactgcCCTACACAGCAAGTAccaggtcatcctccactgctctacacagcaagtaccaggtcatcctccactgcTCTACACAACAAGCAccaggtcatcctccactgcCATGCACAACAAGCAccaggtcatcctccactgcCCTACACAGCAAGCAccaggtcatcctccactgcCCTATACAGCAAGTAccaggtcatcctccactgctctacacagcaagtaccaggtcatcctccactgcCCTACACAGCAAGTAccaggtcatcctccactgcCCTATACAGCATGCACCAGGTCATCTTCCACTGCCCTACACAGCAAGTAccaggtcatcctccactgcCCTACACAGCAAGCACCAAGTCATCCTCCACTGCTCTACACAACAAGCAccaggtcatcctccactgcCCTACACAGCATGCAccaggtcatcctccactgcCCTACACAGCATGCAccag gtcatcctccactgctctacacagcaagtaccaggtcatcctccactgcCCTACACAGCAAGTAccaggtcatcctccactgcCCTATACAGCAAGTAccaggtcatcctccactgctctacacagcaagtaccaggtcatcctccactgcCCTACACAGCAAGCACCAAGTCATCCTCCACTGCTCTACACAACAAGCAccaggtcatcctccactgcCCTACACAGCATGCAccaggtcatcctccactgcCCTACACAGCATGCAccaggtcatcctccactgcCCTACACAGCATGCAccaggtcatcctccactgcCCTACACAGCAAGTACCAGGTCATCTTCCACTGCCCTACACAGCATGCACCAG gtcatcctccactgcCCTACACAGCATGCAccaggtcatcctccactgcCCTACACAGCATGCAccaggtcatcctccactgcCCTACACAGCATGCAccaggtcatcctccactgcCCTACACAGCAAGTACCAGGTCATCTTCCACTGCTCTACACAGCATGCAccaggtcatcctccactgcCCTACACAGCATGCACCAGGTCATCTTCCACTGTCCTACACAGCATGCAccaggtcatcctccactgctctacacagcaagttctgggcTAGCCCTAGACTAcctcagactctgtctcaaaagaaaaaaaaaaaggaactgctCCAACACGGCAGTGTGCTGCCCTATCTGTCTGGCTCATACCTGCTTCCTGACATTCAAGGCCTGTGCCTGA
- the LOC127690884 gene encoding mucin-6-like isoform X24, giving the protein MRSKYQVILHCSTHQVPGHPPLPCAASTRSSSTAMHSKYQVILHCHAQQVPGHPPLPYTASTRPSSTAMHSKYQVILHCSTHQVPGHPPLPYTASTRPSSTALHSKYQVILHCSTQHAPGHPPLLYTASTRSSSTALHSKYKVILHCSTQHAPGHPPLPYTASTRSSSTALHSKYQVILHCPTQQVPGHPPLPYTASTRSSSTALHSKHQVILHCPTQQVPGHPPLPYTASTRSSSTALHTKYQVILHCPTQQAPGHPPLLYTASTRSSSTAMHSKYQAILHCPTQQVPGHPPLLYTPSTRSSSTALHSMHQVILHCSTQQVPGHPPLPYTASTRSSSTALYSKHQVILHCSTQQAPGHPPLPYTASTKSSSTALHSKHQVILHCPTQQAPSHPPLLYTASTRSSSTALHSKYQVILHCSTQQVPGHPPLLYTTSTRSSSTAMHNKHQVILHCPTQQAPGHPPLPYTASTRSSSTALHSKYQVILHCPTQQVPGHPPLPYTACTRSSSTALHSKYQVILHCPTQQAPSHPPLLYTTSTRSSSTALHSMHQVILHCPTQHAPGHPPLLYTASTRSSSTALHSKHQVILHCSTQQAPGHPPLPYTACTRSSSTALHSMHQVILHCPTQHAPGHPPLPYTASTRSSSTALHSMHQVILHCPTQHAPGHPPLPYTACTRSSSTALHSMHQVILHCPTQQVPGHLPLLYTACTRSSSTALHSMHQVIFHCPTQHAPGHPPLLYTASSGLALDYLRLCLKRKKKRNCSNTAVCCPICLAHTCFLTFKACA; this is encoded by the exons ATGCGCAGCAAGTAccaggtcatcctccactgcTCTACACACCAAGTAccaggtcatcctccactgcCATGCGCAGCAAGTAccaggtcatcctccactgcCATGCACAGCAAGTAccaggtcatcctccactgcCATGCACAGCAAGTAccaggtcatcctccactgcCCTACACAGCAAGTACCAGGCCATCCTCCACTGCCATGCACAGCAAATAccaggtcatcctccactgcTCTACACACCAAGTACCAGGCCATCCTCCACTGCCCTACACAGCAAGTACCAGGCCATCCTCCACTGCTCTACACAGCAAGTAccaggtcatcctccactgcTCTACACAGCATGCACCAGGCCATCCTCCACTGCTCTACACAGCAAGTAccaggtcatcctccactgcTCTACACAGCAAGTACAAGGTCATCCTCCACTGCTCTACACAGCATGCACCAG gtcatcctccactgcCCTACACAGCAAGTAccag gtcatcctccactgcCCTACACAGCAAGTAccaggtcatcctccactgcCCTACACAGCAAGTAccaggtcatcctccactgcCCTACACAGCAAGTAccaggtcatcctccactgcCCTACACAGCAAGCAccaggtcatcctccactgcCCTACACAGCAAGTAccaggtcatcctccactgcCCTACACAGCAAGTAccaggtcatcctccactgcTCTACACACCAAGTAccaggtcatcctccactgcCCTACACAGCAAGCAccaggtcatcctccactgctctacacagcaagtaccaggtcatcctccactgcCATGCACAGCAAGTACCAGGCCATCCTCCACTGCCCTACACAGCAAGTAccaggtcatcctccactgcTCTACACACCAAGTAccaggtcatcctccactgcCCTACACAGCATGCAccaggtcatcctccactgctctacacagcaagtaccaggtcatcctccactgcCCTACACAGCAAGCAccaggtcatcctccactgcCCTATACAGCAAACACCAGGTCATCCTTCACTGCTCTACACAGCAAGCAccaggtcatcctccactgcCCTACACAGCAAGCACCAAGTCATCCTCCACTGCTCTACACAGCAAGCAccaggtcatcctccactgcCCTACACAGCAAGCACCAAGTCATCCTCCACTGCTCTACACAGCAAGCAccaggtcatcctccactgcCCTACACAGCAAGTAccaggtcatcctccactgctctacacagcaagtaccaggtcatcctccactgcTCTACACAACAAGCAccaggtcatcctccactgcCATGCACAACAAGCAccaggtcatcctccactgcCCTACACAGCAAGCAccaggtcatcctccactgcCCTATACAGCAAGTAccaggtcatcctccactgctctacacagcaagtaccaggtcatcctccactgcCCTACACAGCAAGTAccaggtcatcctccactgcCCTATACAGCATGCACCAGGTCATCTTCCACTGCCCTACACAGCAAGTAccaggtcatcctccactgcCCTACACAGCAAGCACCAAGTCATCCTCCACTGCTCTACACAACAAGCAccaggtcatcctccactgcCCTACACAGCATGCAccaggtcatcctccactgcCCTACACAGCATGCAccag gtcatcctccactgctctacacagcaagtaccaggtcatcctccactgcCCTACACAGCAAGCACCAAGTCATCCTCCACTGCTCTACACAACAAGCAccaggtcatcctccactgcCCTACACAGCATGCAccaggtcatcctccactgcCCTACACAGCATGCAccaggtcatcctccactgcCCTACACAGCATGCAccaggtcatcctccactgcCCTACACAGCAAGTACCAGGTCATCTTCCACTGCCCTACACAGCATGCACCAG gtcatcctccactgcCCTACACAGCATGCAccaggtcatcctccactgcCCTACACAGCATGCAccaggtcatcctccactgcCCTACACAGCATGCAccaggtcatcctccactgcCCTACACAGCAAGTACCAGGTCATCTTCCACTGCTCTACACAGCATGCAccaggtcatcctccactgcCCTACACAGCATGCACCAGGTCATCTTCCACTGTCCTACACAGCATGCAccaggtcatcctccactgctctacacagcaagttctgggcTAGCCCTAGACTAcctcagactctgtctcaaaagaaaaaaaaaaaggaactgctCCAACACGGCAGTGTGCTGCCCTATCTGTCTGGCTCATACCTGCTTCCTGACATTCAAGGCCTGTGCCTGA
- the LOC127690884 gene encoding uncharacterized protein LOC127690884 isoform X1 produces the protein MRSKYQVILHCSTHQVPGHPPLPCAASTRSSSTAMHSKYQVILHCHAQQVPGHPPLPYTASTRPSSTAMHSKYQVILHCSTHQVPGHPPLPYTASTRPSSTALHSKYQVILHCSTQHAPGHPPLLYTASTRSSSTALHSKYKVILHCSTQHAPGHPPLPYTASTRSSSTALHSMHQVILHCPTQQVPGHPPLPYTASTRSSSTALHSKYQVILHCPTQQAPGHPPLPYTASTRSSSTALHSKYQVILHCSTHQVPGHPPLPYTASTRSSSTALHSKYQVILHCHAQQVPGHPPLPYTASTRSSSTALHTKYQVILHCPTQHAPGHPPLLYTASTRSSSTALHSKHQVILHCPIQQTPGHPSLLYTASTRSSSTALHSKHQVILHCSTQQAPGHPPLPYTASTKSSSTALHSKHQVILHCPTQQVPGHPPLLYTASTRSSSTALHNKHQVILHCHAQQAPGHPPLPYTASTRSSSTALYSKYQVILHCSTQQVPGHPPLPYTASTRSSSTALYSMHQVIFHCPTQQVPGHPPLPYTASTKSSSTALHNKHQVILHCPTQHAPGHPPLPYTACTRSSSTALHSMHQVIFHCPIQQVPGHPPLLYTTSTRSSSTALHSKHQVILHCPIQQVPGHPPLLYTASTRSSSTALHSKYQVILHCPIQQVPGHPPLLYTASTRSSSTALHSKHQVILHCSTQQAPGHPPLPYTACTRSSSTALHSMHQVILHCPTQHAPGHPPLPYTASTRSSSTALHSMHQVILHCPTQHAPGHPPLPYTACTRSSSTALHSMHQVILHCPTQQVPGHLPLLYTACTRSSSTALHSMHQVIFHCPTQHAPGHPPLLYTASSGLALDYLRLCLKRKKKRNCSNTAVCCPICLAHTCFLTFKACA, from the exons ATGCGCAGCAAGTAccaggtcatcctccactgcTCTACACACCAAGTAccaggtcatcctccactgcCATGCGCAGCAAGTAccaggtcatcctccactgcCATGCACAGCAAGTAccaggtcatcctccactgcCATGCACAGCAAGTAccaggtcatcctccactgcCCTACACAGCAAGTACCAGGCCATCCTCCACTGCCATGCACAGCAAATAccaggtcatcctccactgcTCTACACACCAAGTACCAGGCCATCCTCCACTGCCCTACACAGCAAGTACCAGGCCATCCTCCACTGCTCTACACAGCAAGTAccaggtcatcctccactgcTCTACACAGCATGCACCAGGCCATCCTCCACTGCTCTACACAGCAAGTAccaggtcatcctccactgcTCTACACAGCAAGTACAAGGTCATCCTCCACTGCTCTACACAGCATGCACCAG gtcatcctccactgcCCTACACAGCAAGTAccaggtcatcctccactgcCCTACACAGCATGCAccaggtcatcctccactgcCCTACACAGCAAGTAccaggtcatcctccactgcCCTACACAGCAAGTAccaggtcatcctccactgcCCTACACAGCAAGTAccaggtcatcctccactgcCCTACACAGCAAGCAccaggtcatcctccactgcCCTACACAGCAAGTAccaggtcatcctccactgcCCTACACAGCAAGTAccaggtcatcctccactgcTCTACACACCAAGTAccaggtcatcctccactgcCCTACACAGCAAGCAccaggtcatcctccactgctctacacagcaagtaccaggtcatcctccactgcCATGCACAGCAAGTACCAGGCCATCCTCCACTGCCCTACACAGCAAGTAccaggtcatcctccactgcTCTACACACCAAGTAccaggtcatcctccactgcCCTACACAGCATGCAccaggtcatcctccactgctctacacagcaagtaccaggtcatcctccactgcCCTACACAGCAAGCAccaggtcatcctccactgcCCTATACAGCAAACACCAGGTCATCCTTCACTGCTCTACACAGCAAGCAccaggtcatcctccactgcCCTACACAGCAAGCACCAAGTCATCCTCCACTGCTCTACACAGCAAGCAccaggtcatcctccactgcCCTACACAGCAAGCACCAAGTCATCCTCCACTGCTCTACACAGCAAGCAccaggtcatcctccactgcCCTACACAGCAAGTAccaggtcatcctccactgctctacacagcaagtaccaggtcatcctccactgcTCTACACAACAAGCAccaggtcatcctccactgcCATGCACAACAAGCAccaggtcatcctccactgcCCTACACAGCAAGCAccaggtcatcctccactgcCCTATACAGCAAGTAccaggtcatcctccactgctctacacagcaagtaccaggtcatcctccactgcCCTACACAGCAAGTAccaggtcatcctccactgcCCTATACAGCATGCACCAGGTCATCTTCCACTGCCCTACACAGCAAGTAccaggtcatcctccactgcCCTACACAGCAAGCACCAAGTCATCCTCCACTGCTCTACACAACAAGCAccaggtcatcctccactgcCCTACACAGCATGCAccaggtcatcctccactgcCCTACACAGCATGCAccaggtcatcctccactgcCCTACACAGCATGCACCAGGTCATCTTCCACTGCCCTATACAGCAAGTAccaggtcatcctccactgcTCTACACAACAAGCAccaggtcatcctccactgcCCTACACAGCAAGCAccaggtcatcctccactgcCCTATACAGCAAGTAccaggtcatcctccactgctctacacagcaagtaccaggtcatcctccactgcCCTACACAGCAAGTAccaggtcatcctccactgcCCTATACAGCAAGTAccaggtcatcctccactgctctacacagcaagtaccaggtcatcctccactgcCCTACACAGCAAGCACCAAGTCATCCTCCACTGCTCTACACAACAAGCAccaggtcatcctccactgcCCTACACAGCATGCAccaggtcatcctccactgcCCTACACAGCATGCAccaggtcatcctccactgcCCTACACAGCATGCAccaggtcatcctccactgcCCTACACAGCAAGTACCAGGTCATCTTCCACTGCCCTACACAGCATGCACCAG gtcatcctccactgcCCTACACAGCATGCAccaggtcatcctccactgcCCTACACAGCATGCAccaggtcatcctccactgcCCTACACAGCATGCAccaggtcatcctccactgcCCTACACAGCAAGTACCAGGTCATCTTCCACTGCTCTACACAGCATGCAccaggtcatcctccactgcCCTACACAGCATGCACCAGGTCATCTTCCACTGTCCTACACAGCATGCAccaggtcatcctccactgctctacacagcaagttctgggcTAGCCCTAGACTAcctcagactctgtctcaaaagaaaaaaaaaaaggaactgctCCAACACGGCAGTGTGCTGCCCTATCTGTCTGGCTCATACCTGCTTCCTGACATTCAAGGCCTGTGCCTGA